The nucleotide window GAGGCGGAGTTGAAACAATACAGCTTCGCGCCGGTGGAAACCATGTTAGGCCACCTCGTCGTGTCGGTGCAGTACCGGCCGAGCCTCACCAACTTCAATCTAGAGGTCTCCTTGCCGACACCGCCGCTGATCATCACGGATTACGTCGGTAGCCCGGCTGCCGATCCCATGAGACCTTTCCCTTCTTCCCTGCCCGATCGGATGTCCCACCCGATCGTGTATCAGTACCCGCCGAGAGGCATCCGGACGGTGGCGGCTCCATCATTCGACCGCCCGCATAGCTGGAACAGTGCGTCGATGGTGCACCATCCTCTGAGCTCGGCTCCTGGGCCTCCGGATTCTGAACTACTGCCTGGGCATTATGGGCATCTGGTGCCAAACCAGCGGTCATCGATGGAGAGGAAGGGAAGTTCAGGTTTTGGCGAGTTTAAGCTCTCCCCACCGTGCTCGACGtcgctctccccttctcctccaacACGTGTTGGTAATTCCCAGCTGTCTAGACTGCATTCGGAGACATCACCAGTGAGCATACCATTGCCAGCGACAGAGAACAACCAGATGCACCGCAGTCCCAACTTCTCAGATCCATTCAAGAGCCTTTTCCCTCCTCCATCTCCAAGGAGCACAAGGACGGATCTCTCTTTTCGGGAGTCTCCTTCTAAGAGTATATCCTTCAGAAAACCTGACGGGTTTAGTCTAGGAGATATCCACTCAAACTTGCATATGCATGCTGCTTATAAGGTACATGCTACCTTCAAATCTTTTACATTGTTTCTATGACGTGTTTTTCAAATTTAATGGAAGTTTATTACCTGAAGTTGCTGAATCTCTCTCTTTAGATTATGCACAGAAAGATGCTTGAAATTTTAGCGACCACTAATGGAGGGTTCTCTCGATTTTCTATTATTTAGATGCTATAAATTGTCAAACAATAAAACCAAGAAGAAAAGGCACtcccttctattatttctttctcattCAGAATGGTAAAACTTGGAGCAGTGTTTGTTCAAGTTCAATTTAGGAAAATAATTATAGTTTTGCTTTGTTGAATTGCATGGAAATGGGTTAGAAATTCAGACTTCATAGAATTTCTGAAGCAATTGATGTCCGTTGACAATTATTCATACTCTAAGGTCAATAGGTTTGATTGATGTTGATATTACAGCGCAAGGGGACTCCTAAGTTGGTCTAAATACTAGGGTGTTCCTATCCTTGACCCTAAATCTTGGAATTGGCtattatgatgtatgtaatgGTGGAGTTAGCTGGCGCTATTCCAGGAATAGGTGCTACCGCTCCTTCCTAGCCTCTAATTAGCTTTTTAGAACAATCAATTTCTTTCGTTCCAAGTCTAACATTTCTTGAGCCTTCTACGCCTTCTTGAGGAAATTGTATGTTATCAGGACTGGCAAATTTATTGGGAATTGACTGAGAGATCACTACCTATTCCAGGAATAGGTGCTACTGCTACCTACCTTTCTGGTTTCTAATTTATTGGGCATTGACTGAGAGATCACAACCTATTCCAAGAATGGGTGCTGCTGCTCCTTCCTAGCTTCTAATTAGCTTTTTAGAACAATCAATTTCTTTCGTTCCGAGTCTAATGTTTCTTGAGCCTTCTACCCCTTGAGGAAATTGTATGTTACCAGGACTGGCAAATTTATTGGGCATTTACTGAGAGATCACTACCTATTCCAGGAATAGGTGCTACTGCTACCTTTCTAGTTTCTAATTAGAACGATCAATTTCATTCAATCTAAGTCTAACATTTCTACAAAAGTTTCCACCTATTCTTTAGGAAATTGTATGTTATCAGAACTGGCAATTTTATTGAGCCTTGACCGAGAGATCACTGACTGATTGCCGTCTGAAGGATATAAGATCATACTTAAGCAGCGCTTTCCTAGTCAATCAATAATACTTCTCAAAGTGTTCTTGTAACTTCTAAAGTTGAAGAGAGTTGTGAGATACTTGTGCTGGTCCAAGGTACCCAAAACaatttttagaaatgaatttTACATTGGAGGCACCATTTAATATCATGTTCTAATTTGACTTTCACCACATTATATGCTACAATAAATCATGTTACTGAGATTCAGTTTTATCATTGTAATGTATGGCATTTACCAGATTAAACCACTTCTACCATGGGCCTAATGTTTACATTATATTGCAAATATGTATACCATATGCTGGCACACAATGACTcaattcctcttctcctttttagccAAAACCATCAACTTTGGGCAAAGGCCAAAATACAACGAACAGAGGAACATAAGAAAGATTGATTTGAACATAATTTACCTCATTGATTCCTTCTACGAGCATAAGATCTTGACCATAATTTTTTAGTATCTAGCTGGCGGATCACATGATGTTGTTGTTTGATGGCAGTATTCTCTTTGAGGATTAAATGATAGGATGACTGGGGGCTGAGATTGTGGGGTTCCATTGTGTCATCGACGAGGAACTTATAGAGCTAAAGGCAAATACATCTTGAATCTCAATATTTGTGTctgtatgcatattttaattcgtGGAAGCCATGTCTTTACACTAGAATCATACTTTTATCTTATAGCTTTTAACAAGTCCTAGGTATCTGTTATTTTATATCACATCTTTTACTAAAACTTTCGGTACAACGGTGCACAATTGCACAGAAAATTGTACTATGCTTTAGTATGTCTTTATCAAGCTCATCAAGTTATACACAGATTCTCTCAGATTTCTTGATGAAAGCTATGTGATCTAGATATGAATTTATTTCAGCAGCAGATATACCATTGGGCAGGATTAGTTGTAGTGGCAATGCTTTTGTCAGCAAAAGGTTCTACCTGAAACCATCATTTTAGTGCAATATTTTAAGCTCTATATGAAATTGCTAGAGAAAGATTCAAAATACCCCAGGAAATTGCATGGATACAATGATACATGTCTATTGTGCATAAACTGAGAGCAGTAAAGTGATAGTTTTATataaaatatctattatctcagtaGAATCATAGGCTATCGACCCAACTTCCTCTAACAATTTAGCAGACTAACATTTAGAACATCCCTAACAAAAGATGCATCTTTTGTCTTTGATAGCCAAATTTTCCTATTGTGACTTGAGCATTACCCCAAATTTGTTGACTACCTTATTATAAATGGGCTTGTAATTGTTACTCCTTGAAGATTCTGGTCTGTAATATTTTGTACCCTCGTAAATTTGATTGAATGTACTCAGCCTAGAATTACTTGAGTTAGATAGTTTGTTaagtttaaatatttatttattttaaatttgtttGTCTCCTTTTAGGTAATCAAGGATGGTCGGGATGATTCTGGAAGGTTCTCTGCTTTGTCTTCTGGTGGTTCACCTGGGTATGGTTTTTCAAGTTCAAGCCGACAGTCAATTCaggatgatcttgatgatgaagaTTTCTCTTATCCGTTTGCTTTTGACGATGTTGACACATCAGATTCTCAAACAAGGTACATCTCTATTGTTGTTTCTGATTTGTTTGTTATGGTGATTTAGCCTATCTGAAGTAGACAGATTATGAGTCATTTTATTGACTATTGCATCCTAATAGACTAACTTTTCCTTATCTTTTGATTTGATGCCCATAGCAAATATAAACTGGTGAAAATGTACTCTATAGATTGATTGGGATGTTTCAGGGATACTGCATCATCATGAAATTATTAAAAGGGAGAAAAAAAGTTGTTCTGCTGTATCAGAGGGCTAGTAGTTTTGGTTATCTAAAAAACTCAATCTAACACAAGACCGATAGAATATATAGAACTAGAGTCATCTGATGTTTAGTTTTAGTATCAGCTGTTCTGAGCTTTTATGGGAGGCAAGAGTGTTGTATCCGTTTActaggttctttccaattttgctTCCTTAATGATTCAAGAAGATTTTGAACTAGATATTTCTACGATGGTACCTTCTCATACAATGCCTATAACGCTATGAATTTTTGAAATTGGTTGACTTTAGAGTTATATATTTATGTAGAAGTTCTTATTAGCTGTTTTGGCCTATTTGTTAAAAGAGCAATTGATTTGGTCAGTTGAACCACTGATAAACTTCTGCTCAACGTTTTAGATTTAACACTGTGGAATCCTCAGTCCAATTTTGTGATATGAGGCACAACAAGTGTTGTAGTTGACTTCCTTTTCCTTCTGCGCAACTTCTGCTGATTATAGTTAGATATGCAGAAGAAATAATATGCAAAATTAGCaacatattttttaatcaaatgtTAATGATTCTTTACTGATAATTAATCTATTTTGTACACAATAAAAACTGAAGTTAGTGaacaaaaatatgctattattAATGGTTCAGTGTGACCTTATTTAGGCTACCAATTTGTTGATGTGCAGTTGCATCAACGGGGGATCAAACTCAGAAGGGGAGAGGCATCCCTTCTGGCTGGGTTATGTGGGATTGTAGATGGCTTCTAAGTTGTTACCTTTGCTTTTTCTGCCATATGATTTTTGTCCCATACTATTAACGTCTTCTTATGGAATTTCACTATATTCCCTCTTCCATCCAGAAGTTGATAATTATGTGAATATTCATTCGGTGGGTTAGGTTCTGTGTTTAAACCAATGTCTGTGAGACAGTGAACTGTTTCTTGATAGTTACAACTTACAATATGATCCCTACCTTCTGAAACCTGCCTTGGAGCTTGAGTTCTTTCTGCATAACATGAAAAGAAGTTGACATGGAGTTAGAAATTTTACTTGGGTGTGTAACATACTGTGCAAATTGGAAAGCTTTGAGCTTGTTTAATGAGAGCAAAATCAAGTCTGGAACTTTagtgaagaaattttttttagtaTTATGTAATGCTGTCTCTCCACCTCTGCAGTACTTTGTGCATTTTGACACGAGCATACTTGTGTGCTTATATATATCTGAGGATGATTAGTTGTTGCCAGATGCCAAATTAGTAGATAAACGGAACACATAGCTGAACTGTGCAAATAATCATATGGGAATGTGCAAATATCCATTAGATTATTGAATGCAGGTCCAGGGCAGATGAGGAAACTGTACGATGAATCATGTAGGAATGTTGCAAATATCCATTAGATCATTTGAACTAAAGTGCTGCATATAGTTTCTTGAACCCGATTAAGAGACCCAGAAATCACAGATACCTTGAATCACCCATTTGACATCATGGAaatgaataggagaggcaagacaCATGGTGTTTAAAAACCTTGGCTATATATAACTCGAGGACTGGGAGGGGAAGGTACACAAACAAGGACCTACCGAATGCAGTGCGCCAAAGTCACTACAAGTTGGGATACTTTTCATAATTTAACCAGCCACTTTGTAGAATAGAGTTGTCGCACAGGCTGATGAATCCGCATGTTTGTATCTACTGGCTATGGCATGTCTGTATTATAATTTCAATAGAGAGATATTTTTCGTGCATTAACTTGTTAATTATTTTTTACATTTATTGAAACTTGAGTAATTAAATTTGACCTAGCATTGGAGAACTTGGTGGCAATTCATAATCAATGACAATATTACATTTGCCTTGAGTGGATGGATAGACGGCCTGTCATCTTCTTGCATCTTATGTCTTGTAGATTTAGCAGAAAACTGATCCAAGATCTATGTGTTCTTTATGCGTTAGGCAAGAATCTTCAGGTGGTTGTACATTTGATCCTTGCCATTACTTCCGTTCATGTTTGATCCTTGCTATTATCTCATATGCTGACCTTTGCCCTATGGCTTTGTGTGCAATATTTCTACTTGCTGATAATCCAGTTTTTATAAAAGTTCATTTTCTTTTCACTGACAGGAGTCTTGATGGTAAGGAAGCATCAGAAAATTCTGGTTCTCATAAATCACAAGAGGCAGCTGTTGGCATTCTCGTCCACATGTTGAAAACCGCAGCACCACTGCGCCAAGATCAGAGTTGCTCGATGCAGTCTTTGGAACCAAATGGAGAAGCTAGCATTAGCAGTTCTGTGATGTCGAGGAAAGCATGTGATGCGTTGGAGGAGCTCCAAAGCTACAAGGAgatgaaaaacttgctactttCTAAGAGTGGAGCTAAATTACAGGACTCTGTAAAACAAAGAAAAGAGAGTAGTGAAACCTTATCCTAAACTAAGATCGATAGACAAACAGTTGCTGATCATACATAGGTGCAAAGTCGCAGGCACAGTGATCATTATCAGAGGCTCCAACCTTGTACATAACAGTCGAGTCTCGGTTGCCTTGCCTTCTTAACGGAATCACAGGCTTGCATCAGATATATCTCCTAGAGACTCTTCCTTCCTCTCACATAACAGAAGATTATTCTCTATCTGTAAATAGACCGTCTCATGCCGAATGGTATGTGTTCATTTGTGTAACTTAAAAAAACTTCCAGTTTGTCATCACCATCATACCTACCTAACCCCGCAAGCATACTTGCTTCATAATGTTCCCGCCGCTGAAACTTGTGGCAGgaagtgtgtatgtgtgtgtgtgtgttatatatTATAGCAAACCGTATGATTGCTTGAGAATACTGATGTGTTCCATTGTGATGGCTGATAGTGGTGGTTACCTGTTGGCATGGTCTTTCCCTTGCTGTTCCTTTATTTCGATTGCTAGAATTTTTGTTCTCGTAGTGCTTGCTATGTTTGCCGATGCCGATGGGTGAAATCAGTTCAGCTCGTGTATGAGCATTCCTCGGTATTCTCTTCTTCTATAATAATGCTAGTACACAAAGAAACGTTACATATCGTAACGTGCCATACTGTAATAATTCATCGTGTGCATATTATCCTATAAATGCTATACCATGTCATACCAATCACACGATGCCATACCATGTCATATCCGACTACGTCTGTCGGTACCATACCCTACCATAAATCTTTTTGTACTTAAATAACGAGTTGTGTGGCTTTGGTGTTAAGTTTCACCGCCATCAATCACTCTACGCATATTGAATCAGTTTTTTGCGGTCTCGCCCTTCAAACGTTTTCGTACATTATTAGCTGATTCCGCAGCCACATTTTCTCTCCGAACGAGTGGTATTT belongs to Musa acuminata AAA Group cultivar baxijiao chromosome BXJ3-5, Cavendish_Baxijiao_AAA, whole genome shotgun sequence and includes:
- the LOC135638938 gene encoding autophagy-related protein 13a-like, producing the protein MASPSESDRKIITRFLHKTLHAVVSSRVPRLHNAAAGPASPKNDRWFHLALDDHSSPADHHGAVVDPLVFDILLTRRGCSDVIVERWTARCVPPAPWSAASPHHPHDGSFLRRTYKKCTILLRSIYTLLRLLPVHRIFRLLCSSSQPYNYDLCHKVLSFAAPFSRAQEAELKQYSFAPVETMLGHLVVSVQYRPSLTNFNLEVSLPTPPLIITDYVGSPAADPMRPFPSSLPDRMSHPIVYQYPPRGIRTVAAPSFDRPHSWNSASMVHHPLSSAPGPPDSELLPGHYGHLVPNQRSSMERKGSSGFGEFKLSPPCSTSLSPSPPTRVGNSQLSRLHSETSPVSIPLPATENNQMHRSPNFSDPFKSLFPPPSPRSTRTDLSFRESPSKSISFRKPDGFSLGDIHSNLHMHAAYKVIKDGRDDSGRFSALSSGGSPGYGFSSSSRQSIQDDLDDEDFSYPFAFDDVDTSDSQTRSLDGKEASENSGSHKSQEAAVGILVHMLKTAAPLRQDQSCSMQSLEPNGEASISSSVMSRKACDALEELQSYKEMKNLLLSKSGAKLQDSVKQRKESSETLS